A region of the Nitrospinota bacterium genome:
AATGGCAGCACCAGGGCCATCTCAACTGCGGCGGCCCCTCCGTCTGCCGAGACTATGCGGCGCAACCGCTGCAACATGTGCCTTTACCTCCCCTTAAGACTGCGTGGCGTGTAATCCTCTTTGATCTCAAAGACTAGCATCTCATCAACGAAACTCGGGAGAGGAGGGAAAAGACGGACTTTAATCTCTTCCCTCCCCAAACGCTACGTGCCGCAAGGAGCCGCGTTTAGTTCGATGACGGAATCGTCGAGCTGATCACGGTGTTCACGCCGCCGAACACGCCGTTAAGCGTGGTACCGAGACTCTGAACGGTCAGAATGATGGCGGCTGCAATGAGAGCTACCAGGAGGCCGTACTCAACAGCCGAGGCCCCATCTTCGTCCTGCATGAACATCTTGAGGTGCTTCATCATGGTGTTTCTCCTTCTTTTGTTCCCTGTTTTCCTCTGAAAGGGTTAAAATTGCCGGGCATCCCCCGAGGAGCCCGCGCCCTTCCGT
Encoded here:
- a CDS encoding Flp family type IVb pilin; translated protein: MMKHLKMFMQDEDGASAVEYGLLVALIAAAIILTVQSLGTTLNGVFGGVNTVISSTIPSSN